One Amycolatopsis thermophila DNA segment encodes these proteins:
- a CDS encoding Lrp/AsnC family transcriptional regulator — protein sequence MDALDARLLLLLTDAPRLNVLECARRLGVARGTVQARLDRLTEQGILGGFPPELNLAAMGYGLTAFAWLEIAQGRRAAVAEALEAIEQVCEVHATTGQGDLFVRMVARDHDDLQRVIDAVVSVPDVRRTSTSLALSTPVPPRVRPLLERLAYETNSR from the coding sequence GTGGACGCGCTCGACGCCCGGTTGTTGTTGCTGCTCACCGACGCGCCGCGGCTGAACGTGCTGGAGTGCGCGCGCCGGCTGGGCGTCGCGCGCGGGACGGTCCAGGCACGCCTGGACCGGCTGACCGAGCAGGGGATCCTCGGCGGCTTCCCGCCCGAGCTGAACCTCGCCGCGATGGGCTACGGGCTCACCGCGTTCGCCTGGCTGGAGATCGCGCAGGGCCGTCGCGCCGCGGTGGCGGAGGCGCTCGAGGCCATCGAGCAGGTGTGCGAGGTGCACGCCACCACCGGGCAGGGCGACCTGTTCGTCCGCATGGTGGCGCGCGACCACGACGACCTGCAGCGGGTCATCGATGCCGTGGTCAGCGTGCCCGACGTGCGGCGGACGTCGACGTCGCTGGCGCTGTCGACGCCCGTGCCGCCGCGGGTGCGCCCGTTGCTGGAGCGGCTCGCCTACGAGACGAACTCCAGGTAG
- the mca gene encoding mycothiol conjugate amidase Mca, giving the protein MVGSDELMSGSGSRLRLMAVHAHPDDESSKGAATMARYVAEGAEVMVVTCTGGEAGSILNPAMDRPEVLANMSAIRREEMARAAKILGVQHRWLGFVDSGLPEGDPLPPLPEGCFALTPLEEPVRELVKVIREFRPHVVLTYDENGGYPHPDHIRTHEVSVAAFDAAAEPGKFPEAGEPWQPLKLYYMHGFSRARMQAFHDALVEAGMESPYAEWLGKWDPDRADVMERVTTQIECGEYFPVRDEALKAHATQIDPNSRWFFVPLEIQQKVWPTEEYELVRSLVDSTLPEDDLFAGVREKVYT; this is encoded by the coding sequence ATGGTGGGTTCTGACGAGCTGATGTCCGGATCGGGATCGCGCCTTCGTCTCATGGCGGTGCACGCCCATCCCGACGACGAGTCGAGCAAGGGCGCGGCCACGATGGCCCGCTACGTCGCCGAGGGTGCCGAGGTCATGGTCGTGACGTGCACGGGTGGCGAGGCCGGCAGCATCCTCAACCCGGCCATGGACCGGCCCGAGGTGCTCGCCAACATGTCCGCCATCCGCCGCGAGGAGATGGCCAGGGCCGCCAAGATCCTCGGCGTGCAGCACCGCTGGCTGGGCTTCGTCGACTCCGGCCTGCCGGAGGGCGACCCGTTGCCCCCGCTGCCCGAGGGCTGCTTCGCGCTCACGCCGCTCGAGGAGCCGGTGCGCGAGCTGGTCAAGGTCATCCGCGAGTTCCGCCCGCACGTCGTCCTCACCTACGACGAGAACGGCGGCTACCCGCACCCGGACCACATCCGCACCCACGAGGTCTCCGTCGCGGCCTTCGACGCCGCCGCCGAGCCCGGCAAGTTCCCCGAGGCCGGCGAGCCGTGGCAGCCGCTCAAGCTGTACTACATGCACGGCTTCTCGCGCGCCCGCATGCAGGCCTTCCACGACGCGCTCGTCGAGGCCGGCATGGAGTCGCCGTACGCGGAGTGGCTCGGCAAGTGGGACCCGGACCGCGCCGACGTCATGGAGCGGGTCACCACGCAGATCGAGTGCGGCGAGTACTTCCCGGTCCGCGACGAGGCGCTCAAGGCGCACGCCACCCAGATCGACCCCAACAGCCGCTGGTTCTTCGTGCCGCTGGAGATCCAGCAGAAGGTGTGGCCGACCGAGGAGTACGAGCTGGTGCGGTCGCTGGTGGACAGCACGCTGCCCGAGGACGACCTGTTCGCGGGCGTCCGTGAGAAGGTGTACACATGA
- the greA gene encoding transcription elongation factor GreA: protein MVAVSDTQVTWLTQEAYDRLKHELDELIENRPVIAAKINDSREEGDLKENGGYHAAREEQGQQEARIRHLQELLRSAKVGEAPANDGVAGPGKVLTVRYEGDDEDEKFLLATREEGASEGDLDVYSPESPLGKALLGAKEGESREYELPNGSTQKVTLIKAVPYAG, encoded by the coding sequence ATGGTGGCCGTGAGCGACACCCAGGTGACCTGGCTGACCCAGGAAGCCTACGACAGGCTCAAGCACGAGCTCGACGAGCTGATCGAGAATCGTCCGGTCATCGCTGCGAAGATCAACGACAGCCGTGAGGAAGGCGACCTCAAGGAGAACGGGGGCTACCACGCCGCCCGTGAGGAGCAGGGTCAGCAGGAGGCGCGCATCCGGCACCTCCAGGAGCTGCTGCGGTCGGCCAAGGTCGGCGAAGCCCCTGCCAACGACGGCGTCGCCGGTCCCGGCAAGGTCCTCACCGTCCGCTACGAGGGCGACGACGAGGACGAGAAGTTCCTGCTCGCCACGCGTGAGGAGGGCGCCTCGGAGGGTGACCTCGACGTGTACTCCCCGGAGTCGCCGCTGGGCAAGGCCCTGCTGGGCGCCAAGGAGGGCGAGTCGCGCGAGTACGAGCTGCCCAACGGCAGCACGCAGAAGGTCACGCTGATCAAGGCCGTCCCCTACGCCGGCTGA
- a CDS encoding MBL fold metallo-hydrolase, whose product MNPICVTCGMQYAAPRPDCPICEDERQYVPPSGQRWTDLATIQQQFEPLVKPEGENITGIGTTSKLGIGQRALLVETAGGNFLWDLTAYLDDALVDDINARGGITGIAISHPHYYTTCVEWARAFDVPVHLHEGDRQWIGRPDDRIELWSGPTKQVGDELTLVNLGVHFTGGTVLHWSGGEQGRGALLSGDIVQVIPDREFVAFMYSYPNLIPERPAVVRRAAEILAGYRFEAIYGAWWDAVVRKDGYDVVQRSAKRYLEFVS is encoded by the coding sequence ATGAACCCCATCTGCGTGACCTGCGGCATGCAGTACGCGGCCCCGCGTCCGGACTGCCCCATCTGCGAGGACGAACGCCAGTACGTCCCCCCGTCCGGCCAGCGGTGGACCGACCTCGCCACGATCCAGCAGCAGTTCGAACCCCTCGTCAAACCCGAGGGCGAGAACATCACCGGCATCGGCACCACGTCGAAACTCGGCATCGGCCAGCGGGCGCTCCTCGTCGAGACGGCCGGCGGGAACTTCCTGTGGGACCTGACCGCCTACCTCGACGACGCCCTGGTCGACGACATCAACGCGCGCGGCGGCATCACCGGCATCGCGATCAGCCACCCGCACTACTACACCACCTGCGTCGAATGGGCCCGCGCCTTCGACGTGCCGGTCCACCTGCACGAGGGCGACCGGCAGTGGATCGGCCGACCGGACGACCGGATCGAGCTGTGGAGCGGGCCGACCAAGCAGGTCGGCGACGAGCTGACGCTGGTCAACCTCGGCGTGCACTTCACCGGCGGCACGGTCCTGCACTGGTCCGGCGGTGAGCAGGGACGCGGGGCGCTGCTGTCCGGCGACATCGTCCAGGTCATCCCGGACCGCGAGTTCGTCGCCTTCATGTACAGCTACCCGAACCTGATCCCGGAGCGGCCGGCGGTGGTCCGCCGCGCGGCGGAGATCCTCGCCGGGTACCGCTTCGAGGCGATCTACGGCGCCTGGTGGGACGCCGTGGTCCGCAAGGACGGGTACGACGTCGTGCAGCGCTCGGCGAAGCGCTACCTGGAGTTCGTCTCGTAG
- a CDS encoding DUF4307 domain-containing protein yields the protein MSTASAPPSLPEGRYGKPPRASRRWRVWAFGILAVVVGGVVAWIGYVNLGAAPISAERVTFEELPGNAMSISINVTRDDPGRPGVCIVRTRDLSGAESGRKEVYVPGGTSRVDTVIRSIDRPVTADVYGCSYDIPAYLSRS from the coding sequence TTGAGCACCGCCAGCGCCCCGCCGTCGCTGCCGGAAGGCCGCTACGGCAAGCCACCGCGGGCGAGCCGCCGGTGGCGCGTGTGGGCCTTCGGGATCCTGGCGGTGGTCGTGGGCGGTGTGGTCGCCTGGATCGGCTACGTCAACCTCGGCGCCGCGCCCATCAGCGCGGAGCGGGTCACGTTCGAGGAGCTGCCGGGGAACGCGATGTCGATCTCGATCAACGTGACGCGCGACGACCCGGGCCGGCCCGGGGTGTGCATCGTGCGCACGCGGGACCTCAGCGGCGCCGAGAGCGGGCGCAAGGAGGTCTACGTCCCGGGCGGCACCAGCCGGGTCGACACGGTCATCCGGAGCATCGACCGTCCGGTCACCGCGGATGTGTACGGCTGCTCGTACGACATCCCCGCCTATTTGTCAAGGAGTTAG
- a CDS encoding thioredoxin domain-containing protein → MANRLAAATSPYLLQHAENPVDWWPWSAEALAEAKRRDVPILLSIGYAACHWCHVMAHESFEDAETARLMNEHFVNIKVDREERPDIDAVYMTATQAMTGQGGWPMTCFLTPDGEPFHCGTYYPPQPRPGVPSFQHLLVAVAQAWQERRDELVEGAGKIVEHLAGQLGPLPPAPVDEAAIDAAVRKLAGEADRARGGFGGAPKFPPSMVLEFLLRHHERTGSADALSLVESCAAAMARGGIHDQLAGGFARYSVDASWVVPHFEKMLYDNALLLRVYAHLARRTGSAHAAEVARMTGNFLLGRLRTGEGGFAASLDADTLGEEGLTYVWTPQQLREVLGEDDGAWAADLFSVTEKGTFEHGASVLQLLRDPDDRERFERIRAALLVARDQRPQPGRDDKVIAAWNGLAITALCEAGVALDEPHWVSAAQHAASTVLGIHLRDNRLRRSSRDGVAGNAAGVLEDYGCLAEGLLALHQATGDPRWLAEATNLLDIALDRFAVDDSPGAYHDTADDAEILVHRPSDPTDNASPSGASALANALVTASVLVGSDRSAGYREAAEQAVRRAGQLAAKAPRFAGHWLTAAEALLAGPVQVAIAGPDSTERDLLRAVAARRAHGGAVVLAGEPGADGVPLLADRPLVAGKAAAYVCRGYVCDRPVTSPDELVAALSASSEQGI, encoded by the coding sequence ATGGCCAACCGACTCGCCGCCGCGACGAGCCCCTACCTGCTGCAGCACGCCGAGAACCCCGTCGACTGGTGGCCCTGGAGCGCCGAGGCGCTCGCCGAGGCCAAGCGCCGGGACGTGCCGATCCTGCTCTCGATCGGTTACGCCGCGTGCCACTGGTGCCACGTCATGGCCCACGAGTCCTTCGAGGACGCCGAGACCGCGCGCCTGATGAACGAGCACTTCGTCAACATCAAGGTCGACCGCGAGGAACGTCCCGACATCGACGCCGTCTACATGACCGCCACCCAGGCGATGACCGGCCAGGGCGGCTGGCCGATGACCTGCTTCCTCACCCCCGACGGCGAACCGTTCCACTGCGGCACCTACTACCCGCCGCAGCCGCGCCCCGGGGTGCCGTCGTTCCAGCACCTCCTCGTCGCCGTGGCGCAGGCCTGGCAGGAGCGCCGCGACGAACTGGTCGAGGGCGCGGGGAAGATCGTCGAGCACCTCGCCGGGCAGCTCGGGCCGCTGCCGCCCGCACCGGTGGACGAAGCCGCGATCGACGCCGCGGTGCGCAAGCTCGCCGGGGAAGCCGACCGCGCGCGCGGCGGATTCGGTGGTGCGCCGAAGTTCCCGCCGTCGATGGTGCTGGAGTTCCTGCTGCGTCACCACGAACGCACCGGTTCCGCCGATGCGCTGTCCTTGGTGGAATCGTGCGCGGCCGCGATGGCCCGCGGCGGTATCCACGACCAGCTCGCCGGCGGGTTCGCGCGCTACTCGGTCGACGCGTCCTGGGTCGTGCCGCACTTCGAAAAGATGTTGTACGACAACGCCCTGCTGCTGCGGGTGTACGCGCACCTGGCGCGCCGCACCGGCTCCGCGCACGCCGCGGAGGTGGCCCGGATGACCGGGAACTTCCTGCTCGGGCGCCTGCGCACCGGTGAGGGCGGGTTCGCCGCTTCGCTGGACGCCGACACCCTCGGCGAGGAGGGCCTGACCTACGTCTGGACGCCCCAGCAGCTGCGCGAGGTCCTGGGTGAGGACGACGGCGCGTGGGCCGCGGATCTGTTCTCCGTCACCGAAAAGGGGACGTTCGAGCACGGTGCGTCGGTGCTGCAGCTGTTGCGCGACCCGGATGACCGGGAGCGGTTCGAGCGGATCCGCGCGGCCCTGCTGGTCGCGCGGGACCAGCGACCCCAGCCGGGCCGCGACGACAAGGTGATCGCCGCCTGGAACGGGCTGGCGATCACGGCGCTGTGCGAGGCGGGCGTCGCTCTCGACGAGCCGCACTGGGTGTCCGCGGCGCAGCACGCCGCGTCCACCGTGCTCGGTATCCACTTGCGGGACAACCGCTTGCGCCGCAGTTCGCGCGACGGTGTCGCCGGCAACGCGGCGGGTGTGCTGGAGGACTACGGCTGCCTCGCCGAGGGGCTGCTCGCGCTGCACCAGGCGACGGGTGATCCGCGCTGGCTCGCCGAGGCGACCAACCTGCTGGACATCGCGCTCGACCGGTTCGCGGTCGACGACAGCCCGGGTGCCTACCACGACACGGCCGACGACGCCGAGATCCTGGTGCACCGGCCGTCCGACCCGACGGACAACGCCAGCCCCTCCGGCGCGTCCGCCCTGGCGAACGCATTGGTCACGGCCTCCGTGCTGGTCGGCAGCGACCGGTCGGCGGGCTACCGGGAGGCGGCCGAGCAGGCGGTGCGCCGGGCCGGGCAGCTGGCCGCGAAGGCACCCCGCTTCGCCGGGCACTGGCTCACCGCGGCCGAGGCGCTGCTCGCCGGGCCGGTCCAGGTGGCGATCGCCGGACCGGATTCGACGGAACGGGACCTGCTGCGCGCGGTGGCCGCTCGCCGGGCGCATGGTGGTGCGGTCGTGCTGGCCGGCGAACCCGGTGCGGACGGTGTCCCGCTGCTCGCGGACCGGCCGCTCGTGGCGGGCAAGGCGGCCGCCTACGTGTGCCGCGGGTACGTCTGCGATCGGCCTGTGACCAGCCCCGATGAGCTGGTCGCCGCCTTGTCCGCCAGCAGTGAACAGGGGATCTGA
- a CDS encoding cystathionine gamma-synthase yields the protein MTHDLSSAGFETRAIHAGQEPDPRTGAVIVPIYQTSTYAQDGVGGTREGDYEYSRTANPTRTALEQALASLEGARHGLAFASGMAATDAVLRTVLRPGDHLVLGNDAYGGTFRLIDKVLKLWGVEYGVADLSNADEVRAAIRPETKLIWCETPSNPLLGIADLAVLAEIAHSAGARLVVDNTFATPYLQTPLAHGADVVVHSTTKYLGGHSDVVGGAVLTNEEELREQLFFLRNSAGAVPGPFDAWLTLRGLKTLGVRMDRHCDNAEQIAQMLVEHPKVAEVYYPGLPSHAGHDVAAKQMRRFGGMISFRHADGRDAALATAAGTGLFILAESLGGIESLIEHPGQMTHASVAGSMLQVPDDLLRISVGIEDVRDLSDDLRAALG from the coding sequence ATGACCCACGACCTCTCCTCCGCAGGCTTCGAGACGCGCGCCATCCACGCAGGTCAGGAGCCTGACCCGCGGACGGGTGCGGTCATCGTGCCGATCTACCAGACCTCGACCTACGCGCAGGACGGCGTGGGCGGCACCCGCGAGGGTGACTACGAGTACTCGCGCACCGCGAACCCGACGCGCACCGCGCTGGAGCAGGCGCTCGCCTCGCTGGAGGGCGCCCGGCACGGGCTCGCGTTCGCGTCCGGCATGGCCGCCACCGACGCCGTGCTGCGGACCGTCCTGCGTCCCGGCGACCACCTGGTGCTGGGCAACGACGCCTACGGCGGCACGTTCCGGCTGATCGACAAGGTGCTGAAGTTGTGGGGCGTCGAATACGGCGTCGCCGACCTGTCGAACGCGGACGAGGTGCGGGCCGCGATCCGCCCCGAGACGAAGCTGATCTGGTGCGAGACGCCGTCCAACCCGCTGCTCGGCATCGCGGATCTGGCGGTGCTGGCGGAAATCGCCCACAGCGCCGGCGCCCGCCTGGTCGTGGACAACACCTTCGCGACGCCGTACCTGCAGACGCCGCTCGCACACGGGGCGGACGTGGTCGTGCACTCGACGACGAAGTACCTGGGCGGACACTCGGACGTCGTCGGCGGCGCGGTGCTGACGAACGAGGAGGAGCTGCGGGAGCAGTTGTTCTTCCTGCGCAACTCGGCCGGCGCGGTGCCCGGACCGTTCGACGCGTGGCTGACCCTGCGCGGGTTGAAGACGCTGGGCGTGCGGATGGACCGGCACTGCGACAACGCCGAGCAGATCGCGCAGATGCTGGTGGAGCACCCGAAGGTCGCCGAGGTGTACTACCCGGGCCTGCCGAGCCACGCCGGCCACGACGTCGCGGCCAAGCAGATGCGCCGCTTCGGGGGCATGATCTCGTTCCGGCACGCGGACGGGCGGGACGCCGCACTGGCCACCGCGGCCGGCACCGGGCTGTTCATCCTGGCCGAGTCGCTCGGTGGCATCGAGAGCCTGATCGAGCACCCGGGCCAGATGACGCACGCCAGCGTGGCCGGCTCGATGCTCCAGGTCCCCGACGACCTCCTGCGGATCTCCGTGGGCATCGAGGACGTCCGCGACCTGAGCGACGACCTGCGCGCAGCGCTGGGCTGA
- the ilvA gene encoding threonine ammonia-lyase, with translation MDLVDVDRIREARKLLEGIIRVTPMEHARDLERLHSGAVHLKCENLQRTGSFKIRGAYTRLHGLTADERARGVVAASAGNHAQGVALAASLLGISSTVFMPTRAPLPKLAATRGYGADVHLHGDVLEEALAEAIAFAERTGAVFIHPFDHADIIAGQGTVGLEILEQVPEAATILVPTGGGGLVAGVACAVKATRPDVRVVAVQAEDAAAFPPSLAAGGPVRLTQMQTMADGIAVGQPGPVSYAHVASKVDDVLTVSEESLSRAVLLCLERRKLVVEPAGAAAVAALLQYPGEFAAPVVAVVSGGNVDPLLLLQIIQHGMTAGGRYLALRLRVPDRPGSLVSVLSRVRDLGANVLDVEHSRISGALALGEVEIALNLETRGPSHCEEVRAELQRAGFTVVG, from the coding sequence ATGGATCTGGTGGACGTCGACCGCATCCGGGAAGCGCGGAAGCTCCTCGAGGGCATCATCCGCGTCACGCCCATGGAACACGCGCGTGACCTGGAACGGCTCCACAGCGGCGCGGTCCACCTCAAGTGCGAGAACCTGCAACGCACCGGCTCCTTCAAGATCCGCGGCGCCTACACCCGCCTCCACGGGTTGACCGCCGACGAGCGAGCCCGCGGGGTCGTCGCCGCCAGTGCGGGCAACCACGCGCAAGGGGTGGCTCTCGCGGCCTCGCTGCTGGGCATTTCGTCGACGGTGTTCATGCCGACCCGCGCCCCGCTCCCCAAGCTGGCCGCCACCCGTGGCTACGGCGCGGACGTGCACCTGCACGGGGACGTGCTGGAGGAGGCCCTCGCGGAGGCGATCGCGTTCGCCGAACGCACCGGGGCCGTGTTCATCCACCCCTTCGACCACGCGGACATCATCGCCGGCCAGGGCACGGTCGGGCTCGAGATCCTGGAGCAGGTGCCGGAGGCGGCCACGATCCTGGTGCCCACCGGCGGTGGCGGTCTCGTCGCGGGCGTCGCGTGCGCGGTCAAGGCGACCCGGCCCGACGTGCGCGTCGTCGCCGTGCAGGCCGAGGACGCGGCCGCGTTCCCGCCCTCGCTCGCGGCCGGCGGGCCGGTGCGTCTCACGCAGATGCAGACGATGGCCGACGGCATCGCGGTCGGGCAGCCGGGTCCGGTGAGCTACGCGCACGTGGCGTCGAAGGTCGACGACGTCCTCACGGTGTCGGAGGAGTCGCTGTCCCGCGCGGTGCTGCTGTGCTTGGAACGGCGCAAGCTCGTGGTCGAACCGGCGGGCGCGGCGGCGGTGGCGGCACTGCTGCAGTACCCCGGCGAGTTCGCGGCGCCGGTGGTGGCGGTCGTCTCCGGCGGCAACGTCGACCCGTTGCTGCTGCTGCAGATCATCCAGCACGGCATGACCGCCGGCGGTCGTTACCTGGCGTTGCGGCTGCGCGTGCCGGACCGGCCGGGGTCGCTGGTGTCGGTGCTGTCGCGGGTTCGCGACCTGGGCGCCAACGTCCTCGACGTGGAGCATTCGCGGATCTCCGGCGCGCTGGCCCTCGGCGAGGTCGAGATCGCCCTCAACCTGGAAACGCGCGGCCCCTCGCACTGCGAAGAAGTCCGCGCCGAACTCCAGCGCGCCGGGTTCACCGTCGTCGGCTAG
- the hppD gene encoding 4-hydroxyphenylpyruvate dioxygenase has translation MTNTLDDVDYDQLRRLVGLVEHDETADPFPVKSLDAVVFIAGNATQSAWYYQHAFGMRLVAYSGPETGQPDHKAFVLESGSARFVVTGGVRPDSPLLDHHRRHGDGVVDLALEVSDVDKCVAHARAQGATVLEEPHDVSDEHGTVRLAAIATYGETRHSLVDRSRYSGPYLPGYQPRETPERRRLFQAVDHCVGNVELGRMDHWVDWYHRVMGFTNMAEFVGDDIATDYSALMSKVVANGNHRVKFPLNEPAVGKKKSQIDEYLEFYGSAGCQHIALATGDIVGTVTAMREAGVEFLDTPDSYYDDPELRARIGEVRVPIETLKEHRILVDRDEDGYLLQIFTKPVGDRPTVFYELIERHGSLGFGKGNFKALFEAIEREQERRGNL, from the coding sequence ATGACCAACACCCTCGACGACGTGGACTACGACCAGTTGCGCCGCCTCGTCGGCCTGGTCGAGCACGACGAGACCGCCGACCCGTTCCCCGTGAAGTCGCTCGACGCCGTCGTGTTCATCGCCGGCAACGCCACCCAGAGCGCGTGGTACTACCAGCACGCGTTCGGCATGCGGCTCGTCGCCTACTCCGGCCCGGAGACCGGGCAGCCGGATCACAAGGCGTTCGTGCTGGAGTCCGGCTCCGCGCGGTTCGTCGTCACCGGCGGGGTGCGGCCGGACTCACCGCTGCTGGACCACCACCGCCGTCACGGCGACGGGGTCGTCGACCTCGCGCTCGAAGTGTCCGATGTGGACAAATGTGTGGCGCACGCGCGGGCGCAGGGCGCGACGGTTCTGGAGGAGCCGCACGACGTGTCCGACGAGCACGGCACCGTGCGGCTGGCCGCGATCGCCACCTACGGCGAGACCCGGCACAGCCTCGTCGACCGCTCGCGCTACTCCGGTCCCTACCTGCCCGGCTACCAACCGCGGGAGACGCCGGAGCGCCGTCGCCTGTTCCAGGCCGTCGACCACTGCGTCGGCAACGTCGAGCTCGGCCGGATGGACCACTGGGTCGACTGGTACCACCGCGTCATGGGCTTCACGAACATGGCGGAGTTCGTCGGCGACGACATCGCCACCGACTACTCGGCCCTGATGAGCAAGGTCGTCGCCAACGGCAACCACCGCGTGAAGTTCCCGCTCAACGAGCCCGCGGTGGGGAAGAAGAAGTCGCAGATCGACGAGTACCTGGAGTTCTACGGCAGTGCCGGGTGCCAGCACATCGCGCTGGCCACGGGCGACATCGTCGGCACGGTCACGGCGATGCGCGAGGCGGGCGTGGAGTTCCTGGACACCCCGGACTCCTACTACGACGACCCCGAACTGCGGGCGCGGATCGGAGAGGTGCGGGTGCCCATCGAGACGTTGAAGGAGCACCGGATCCTGGTCGACCGCGACGAGGACGGCTACCTGCTGCAGATCTTCACCAAGCCGGTCGGCGACCGGCCCACGGTGTTCTACGAGCTCATCGAGCGGCACGGGTCGCTCGGCTTCGGCAAGGGCAACTTCAAGGCGCTGTTCGAAGCCATCGAGCGCGAGCAGGAGCGCCGCGGCAACCTCTAG
- a CDS encoding acyl-CoA dehydrogenase family protein yields MNSDALTAVLDGHWAQLRRDIRAQFADHSFAEPDDLGTEEYRAWVLERLRELAKSGWHRLGFSREYGGGDDIGGSVVSFEMLGFGDLSLMVKSGVQWGLFGGAVQLLGTAVHHEHYLARIMDLDLLGCFAMTETGHGSDVQHLRTTATYDPATREFVIDTPDEQARKDYIGNAARHGRMAVVFAQLVTGGESRGVHAFMVPIRDETGTPVPGVEIGDDGRKAGLNGVDNGRLTFHAVRVPRDALLNRYGDVTEDGTYTSPIESDNRRFFTMLGTLIRGRISVAGGAIHATQRALAVATRYAEKRRQFGRPDASGETLLLDYRVHQRKLLPAIARTYALHFAQEELVRTLHDIQSSDDAEERAQRELESRAAGIKAIATWNATRTIQMAREACGGAGYLSENLLPALKADTDVFTTFEGDNTVLLQLVAKGLLTSYRDHFADLSPLGTAKFVAEQFVGAVIERTAARKAIERLVDAAPGRDDDGVLFDRGWQVKLFEDREQHVLEGCARRLRRAAEADPFEVFNDAQDHVLRSARVHVDRIVLEAFVAAIDRCADDEARALLNRVCDLYVLSNVEEDRAWFLEHGRLTSARSKAVVAAVNDLCAELRPHARLLVDGFAVPEPFLRPAMLR; encoded by the coding sequence ATGAACTCCGATGCGTTGACCGCGGTACTGGATGGGCACTGGGCCCAGCTGCGCCGGGACATTCGCGCGCAGTTCGCCGACCACAGCTTCGCCGAGCCCGACGACCTGGGCACCGAGGAGTACCGGGCGTGGGTGCTGGAGCGCCTGCGCGAGCTGGCCAAGAGCGGCTGGCACCGGCTCGGCTTCTCCCGTGAGTACGGCGGCGGTGACGACATCGGCGGTTCGGTCGTGTCGTTCGAGATGCTCGGCTTCGGCGACCTGTCGCTGATGGTGAAGTCGGGCGTGCAGTGGGGCCTGTTCGGCGGCGCCGTCCAGCTGCTCGGCACCGCCGTGCACCACGAGCACTACCTGGCCCGGATCATGGACCTGGACCTGCTCGGCTGCTTCGCGATGACCGAGACCGGGCACGGGTCGGACGTGCAGCACCTGCGCACGACGGCGACCTACGACCCGGCCACCCGCGAGTTCGTCATCGACACCCCCGACGAGCAGGCGCGCAAGGACTACATCGGCAACGCCGCCCGGCACGGGCGGATGGCCGTGGTGTTCGCGCAGCTCGTCACGGGTGGCGAAAGCCGTGGCGTGCACGCGTTCATGGTGCCGATCCGGGACGAGACCGGCACACCGGTGCCCGGTGTCGAGATCGGCGACGACGGGCGCAAGGCCGGGCTGAACGGCGTCGACAACGGGCGGCTGACGTTCCACGCGGTGCGCGTGCCGCGGGACGCGCTGCTCAACCGCTACGGCGACGTCACCGAGGACGGCACCTACACGAGCCCGATCGAGAGCGACAACCGGCGGTTCTTCACGATGCTCGGCACGTTGATCCGCGGGCGGATCAGCGTCGCCGGCGGCGCGATCCACGCCACCCAGCGGGCGCTGGCAGTGGCGACGCGGTACGCGGAGAAGCGCAGGCAGTTCGGCCGTCCCGACGCCTCCGGGGAGACGCTGCTGCTGGATTACCGCGTCCACCAACGGAAACTGCTGCCGGCGATCGCGCGCACCTACGCGCTGCACTTCGCGCAGGAGGAACTCGTCCGGACGCTGCACGACATCCAGAGCTCGGACGACGCCGAGGAGCGGGCGCAGCGGGAGCTGGAATCGCGGGCGGCCGGGATCAAGGCGATCGCGACGTGGAACGCGACCCGGACCATCCAGATGGCGCGGGAAGCGTGCGGTGGCGCGGGATACCTGTCGGAGAACCTGTTGCCCGCGCTGAAGGCCGACACCGACGTGTTCACCACCTTCGAGGGCGACAACACGGTGCTGCTGCAGCTGGTCGCGAAGGGACTGCTGACCAGCTACCGCGACCACTTCGCGGACCTGAGCCCGCTGGGCACCGCCAAGTTCGTGGCCGAGCAGTTCGTCGGCGCGGTGATCGAGCGGACGGCGGCGCGCAAGGCGATCGAGCGGCTGGTCGACGCCGCACCCGGCCGCGACGACGACGGCGTGCTGTTCGACCGCGGCTGGCAGGTGAAGCTGTTCGAGGACCGCGAGCAGCACGTGCTGGAGGGCTGCGCGCGCCGGCTGCGCCGGGCGGCCGAGGCGGACCCGTTCGAGGTGTTCAACGACGCGCAGGACCACGTGCTGCGGTCGGCCCGCGTGCACGTCGACCGGATCGTGCTGGAGGCGTTCGTCGCCGCCATCGACCGGTGCGCCGACGACGAGGCGCGTGCCCTGCTGAACCGGGTGTGCGACCTGTACGTGCTGTCGAACGTCGAAGAGGACCGCGCGTGGTTCCTCGAGCACGGCCGTCTGACGTCCGCCCGGTCGAAGGCGGTGGTGGCCGCGGTGAACGACCTGTGCGCCGAGCTGCGCCCCCACGCGCGGCTGCTGGTGGACGGCTTCGCGGTGCCGGAGCCGTTCCTCCGCCCCGCGATGCTGCGTTGA